Proteins encoded within one genomic window of Fragaria vesca subsp. vesca linkage group LG1, FraVesHawaii_1.0, whole genome shotgun sequence:
- the LOC101313340 gene encoding uncharacterized protein ycf37-like, with product MSRQISQGEGLAVEIHTSTNLQKLFRKTLVTGGTQDVKKPYTWIPTFLTGQSFWLISTPMAQSLEIIKTNVVYETGELFELGIQLSYLLLLLGFLGIGTFFVIRQVLVRRELDLSAKELQEQVRSGDASATELFELGAVMLRRKIYPAATKYLVQAIEKWDGDDQDLAQVYNALGVSYVRDGKLAKGITMFETAVKLQPGYVTAWNNLGDAYEQKKDFKSALNAFEEVLLFDPNNKVAQPRRDTLKEQVKLYRDVPVKTKER from the exons ATGTCGAG GCAGATATCCCAAGGAGAAGGACTAGCAGTGGAAATCCATACCTCAACAAATTTGCAGA AGCTTTTTAGGAAAACCTTGGTTACCGGAGGTACTCAAGATGTTAAGAAGCCTTACACATGGATACCTACATTTTTAACTGGACAGAGCTTTTGGCTGATCTCTACACCAATGGCACAATCACTTGAAATTATCAAAACAAATGTGGTTTATGAGACTGGAGAGTTATTTGAATTGGGAATTCAGCTTTCGTACTTGCTACTATTGTTGGGTTTTCTGGGGATTGGAACCTTCTTTGTGATTCGTCAAGTACTTGTACGTAGAGAACTTGATCTTTCTGCCAAAGAATTGCAG GAGCAGGTAAGAAGTGGCGATGCTAGTGCAACTGAGCTTTTTGAACTTGGAGCAGTAATGCTGAGGAGAAAAATTTATCCAGCTGCTACAAAGTACTTGGTTCAGGCAATTGAGAAATGGGATGGGGATGATCAGGATCTTGCTCAG GTTTACAATGCCCTTGGGGTCAGTTATGTCCGTGATGGGAAGCTTGCTAAGGGAATTACCATGTTTGAAACTGCGGTGAAGCTCCAGCCTGGCTATGTCACTGCTTGGAATAACCTTGGTGATGCCTATGAACAGAAGAAAGATTTTAAGTCTGCCCTGAATGCATTTGAAGAAGTCCTTCTGTTTGATCCTAACAACAAAGTGGCCCAACCACGGCGAGATACTTTGAAAGAACAAGTGAAATTGTACAGAGATGTCCCTGTTAAAACAAAGGAGAGATAA
- the LOC101300857 gene encoding uncharacterized protein LOC101300857: MAFPASAICSPTSPVVSLSSISNSLAPYQANPTALFSTDYCSKPLSSYTSEHSYSCRHYSSCFRISYRSSDAEEGEDEAEGCSFDEAVVLFNTREYYKCHDFLESLWNKAEEPTRTLFHGILQCAVGFHHLFNQNHKGAMMELGEGLCKLRKMNFKTGPFYEFEQQISAALDFIYQTQIELAACGDDVCVAMDRSERSYQLLGRYAAGQLLYTLQLQAVDDSETMYIVFRPQRSYGGEPPKVKLPTLDATTQHLSSHGL, from the exons ATGGCATTTCCAGCTTCTGCTATCTGCAGTCCAACTAGTCCTGTTGTTTCTCTCTCGTCCATCTCAAACTCTCTCGCCCCCTATCAAGCCAACCCAACCGCCCTCTTCTCTACTGATTATTGTTCAAAGCCTCTCAGCAGCTACACAAGTGAACACAGTTACAGTTGCAGGCACTACTCATCTTGTTTCCGTATTTCATATCGATCCTCTGATGCTGAAGAAGGTGAAGACGAAGCTGAAGGTTGCAGCTTTGATGAAGCAGTCGTCCTTTTCAACACAAGAGAATACTATAAGTGCCATGACTTTCTTGAGTCACTTTGGAACAAGGCTGAAGAACCCACCAGAACTCTTTTTCATGGTATTTTACAATGCGCTGTGGGATTCCACCACCTATTCAACCAG AACCATAAAGGGGCTATGATGGAGCTGGGAGAGGGACTGTGTAAGCTTAGAAAGATGAACTTCAAAACCGGGCCATTTTACGAGTTTGAGCAACAAATCTCTGCAGCTCTGGATTTCATTTACCAAACGCAAATAGAGTTAGCCGCCT GTGGAGATGATGTTTGTGTTGCGATGGATCGATCAGAGAGATCGTACCAACTTCTAGGCCGGTATGCTGCAGGACAGCTACTCTATACCCTGCAACTGCAAGCTGTTGACGACTCTGAAACCATGTACATCGTGTTCCGGCCTCAAAGGTCTTATGGCGGTGAGCCACCAAAGGTGAAGCTTCCAACTCTCGATGCTACCACACAACATCTCAGCAGTCACGGCCTCTGA